In a genomic window of Flavobacterium sp. KACC 22761:
- a CDS encoding phosphatase PAP2 family protein, whose amino-acid sequence MKNNIKNIVLKSLILLFAVGLIYSCDDDITPRNEQFPQLSPTNTDAEAGTWKTYLLTAPDEFTIDVPVATNSPAYTREINEIKSFQVDITKEQKRIIEYWSVGSVLRWNEILRTLVARHNRPPYQNEDGTYPAPSAANPFAYPQFPFSNPPYAARAYAYVSAAQYDALVAAWYYKKIYNRAAPYTVDPSLQVLIPKSTLPSFPSEDAVVTGVTVELLKLLFPTEIAYVNEKAEEEKLYRIISGANVRSDVDAGIILGRKVAAKFITRASTDGAGAAIGTPAIWAALESETAAKGETPWKSLEVPARPPMLPLFGKVKSFLMTEADVVANRPPAPPSTKSEAFAKELAEIKMFSQDKSREHLEIVSFWADGVDTYTPPGHWNAIASETFVQQSYSEVRWARNLALLNVAMMDAAISCWDAKYAYFNPRPCQMDPSIKTTAGVPNFPAYVSGHSTFSASACAVLSHFIPAKKMEYEAMALEASNSRMYGAIHYRSDCEKGLALGKKVAAFALARASSDGAE is encoded by the coding sequence ATGAAAAATAATATAAAAAATATAGTTTTAAAAAGTCTGATATTACTTTTTGCAGTCGGATTAATTTATTCGTGTGATGATGATATTACACCACGCAATGAGCAGTTTCCGCAATTAAGCCCGACAAATACAGATGCTGAAGCTGGCACTTGGAAAACCTATCTTTTGACCGCACCAGATGAATTTACAATAGATGTTCCCGTTGCGACAAATTCACCTGCATATACCAGAGAGATTAATGAAATAAAGAGTTTTCAGGTCGATATTACAAAAGAACAAAAAAGAATAATCGAGTATTGGAGCGTAGGTAGTGTGCTGCGATGGAATGAAATTTTGAGAACATTGGTAGCGAGACACAATCGTCCACCGTATCAAAATGAAGATGGAACTTATCCGGCACCTTCAGCGGCAAATCCGTTTGCTTATCCTCAATTTCCATTTTCTAATCCGCCTTATGCCGCAAGAGCTTATGCTTATGTAAGTGCCGCTCAATATGATGCGCTAGTTGCGGCATGGTATTATAAAAAGATTTACAACAGGGCAGCGCCTTATACTGTTGATCCAAGTTTGCAAGTTTTAATTCCTAAAAGTACTTTGCCGTCTTTCCCTTCAGAAGATGCTGTTGTGACAGGAGTTACGGTAGAGCTTTTAAAATTATTATTCCCTACTGAAATTGCTTATGTAAACGAAAAGGCAGAAGAAGAAAAACTATACCGAATTATCAGTGGTGCAAATGTTCGTTCTGATGTTGATGCCGGAATAATTTTAGGAAGAAAGGTTGCGGCAAAATTCATCACTCGTGCTTCAACTGATGGAGCAGGAGCTGCTATTGGTACACCAGCAATTTGGGCAGCATTAGAATCTGAGACTGCAGCAAAAGGCGAAACTCCTTGGAAATCATTAGAAGTGCCCGCAAGACCGCCAATGTTGCCTTTATTTGGAAAAGTAAAATCATTTTTAATGACTGAAGCTGATGTAGTTGCAAATCGTCCTCCGGCACCTCCTTCAACAAAATCTGAAGCTTTTGCTAAAGAATTAGCTGAGATTAAAATGTTTAGTCAGGACAAGTCTCGTGAACATTTGGAAATTGTAAGTTTTTGGGCCGATGGAGTAGATACGTACACGCCTCCAGGGCATTGGAACGCGATTGCTTCTGAAACTTTTGTACAACAATCCTACAGCGAGGTTCGCTGGGCAAGAAATTTGGCTTTATTAAATGTTGCCATGATGGATGCAGCGATAAGTTGCTGGGATGCAAAATATGCTTATTTCAATCCACGCCCTTGTCAAATGGATCCTTCAATTAAAACCACTGCGGGAGTACCTAATTTTCCGGCTTATGTTTCGGGGCATTCTACTTTTAGCGCTTCTGCCTGTGCGGTTTTATCACATTTTATTCCGGCTAAAAAAATGGAATATGAAGCAATGGCTTTAGAGGCATCAAACTCAAGAATGTATGGCGCAATACATTATCGAAGTGATTGTGAAAAAGGTTTGGCATTAGGTAAAAAAGTAGCTGCTTTTGCACTTGCAAGAGCAAGTAGTGATGGAGCTGAATAA
- a CDS encoding VCBS repeat-containing protein, translating into MKNINTIAGFLSIVSLLLLASCSKDSDQKIFTTLDRSDTGIDFSNNLTENDSLNYFTYNYIYLGGGVATGDINNDGLVDIYFTGNQVSNKLYLNKGNLKFEDITEKAGVGGDSRWYTGVAMADVNGDGFLDIYCSVGGKFGPKNNQLYINNGNGTFTEKAKEYGIDDVGNSVQGTFFDYDKDGDLDLFVANYPPTKFNSATGDYVQMMLHVKDNESGHLYRNDGNHFTNVTEQAGVKNYGLSLSATVGDLNNDSWPDIYVSNDFNSPDFLYINNQDGTFKEVVKEAMAHNSFYGMGVDISDFNNDGNLDLFQVDMDAKDNRRKKANMSSMNPKLFWDVIDAGFNYQYMHNCMQLNTGVYENGIPHFGNVSRITGTSSTDWSWGPLFADFDNDGNKDLFVTNGTRREINNNDFFHSLETLNLKPKDLLKKSQEIPSEKIDNFMFQNNGNLNFEQANKKWGIEYKGFSNGVAYVDLDNDGDLDIVVNNIDDYASVFENSSSKLNNYLKVDFKGNSKNVYGLGNRVYVRTKKGTQMQELTLTRGFQSSVAPELHFGVGKENTIDEVKVVWTNGKVQKLNNVKANQTLHFKEQDAKEEIVAKTAPKSQLFATETKIFPVYKHEENKYDDFKDQVLLPHKMSTFGPVIAVGDLNKDGLDDYFIGGSATYSGKMFFQTKNGFVEKSIPALELDKASEDTGTLIFDADNDGDNDLYVVSGGYEFLINDPKLQDRLYINNGKGDFTKASAGVLPSMLVSGSKVYPIDYDKDGKQDLLVLGRQVPGQYPSPTTTYLLHNISTATQPKFEISKKAPKEFINLGMATSAVITDINNDKLDDIIVVGEWMPIRIFQNSKAGFKEVTKEMGLNDDTTGWWWSIQQGDFDKDGDMDYIVGNNGLNYKYKATPDETFDIFVKDFDNDKHKDIVLSYYNDGKQYPVRGRGCSSQQIPNIKKKFKDYESFSEATLVDVYTEKSLKEALHYKVKSFASIYLENKNGKFVIHELPVDAQLSCINQIMVDDYDKDGNLDALITGNMYNSEVETPRNDAGHGLFLKGNGKGKFKSVTAVESGFFTPGDVKNMEKIKVQGKTYLLVTKNNSFLQSVRIN; encoded by the coding sequence ATGAAAAATATAAATACGATAGCAGGTTTTTTGAGCATTGTGAGCTTACTATTACTTGCAAGCTGTTCTAAAGATTCTGATCAAAAAATCTTTACGACTTTAGACCGTTCTGATACAGGAATTGATTTCAGTAATAACTTGACAGAAAATGATTCCCTTAATTATTTCACTTACAATTATATTTATTTGGGTGGAGGAGTTGCAACTGGAGATATCAATAACGATGGTTTAGTTGATATTTATTTTACAGGAAATCAGGTTTCAAATAAATTATACTTGAACAAAGGGAATCTAAAATTTGAAGATATTACGGAAAAAGCTGGTGTAGGAGGTGATAGCCGTTGGTATACCGGAGTAGCTATGGCAGATGTTAATGGTGACGGATTTTTGGATATTTATTGTAGTGTTGGAGGGAAATTCGGACCTAAAAACAATCAATTGTATATCAATAACGGAAACGGAACCTTCACAGAAAAAGCCAAAGAATACGGGATTGATGATGTTGGAAACAGCGTTCAGGGAACTTTTTTCGATTATGATAAAGACGGAGATCTAGATTTGTTTGTTGCCAATTATCCTCCTACTAAATTCAATTCGGCCACGGGCGATTATGTACAAATGATGCTTCATGTCAAAGACAATGAATCGGGGCATTTGTATCGAAATGATGGAAATCATTTTACAAATGTTACCGAACAAGCAGGTGTAAAAAACTATGGTTTGTCATTAAGCGCTACCGTGGGCGATTTAAACAATGATAGTTGGCCTGATATTTACGTTTCAAATGATTTCAACTCACCCGATTTCTTGTACATAAACAATCAGGATGGTACTTTTAAGGAAGTGGTAAAAGAGGCAATGGCGCATAATTCATTTTACGGAATGGGCGTTGATATTTCAGATTTTAACAACGACGGAAATTTAGATCTTTTTCAGGTTGATATGGATGCGAAGGACAATCGCCGTAAAAAAGCAAACATGTCGAGTATGAATCCAAAACTTTTTTGGGATGTCATTGATGCAGGTTTTAATTACCAATACATGCACAATTGTATGCAGTTAAACACCGGTGTTTATGAAAACGGAATTCCGCATTTTGGCAATGTATCACGTATCACCGGAACATCATCTACAGATTGGAGCTGGGGACCTTTATTCGCCGATTTTGACAACGACGGAAATAAAGATTTGTTTGTAACTAACGGAACTCGAAGAGAAATTAATAACAATGATTTCTTTCATAGCCTTGAAACTTTAAATCTAAAACCAAAAGATTTGCTAAAAAAATCTCAGGAAATTCCATCTGAGAAAATTGATAATTTCATGTTTCAAAACAATGGAAATTTAAATTTTGAGCAGGCAAATAAAAAATGGGGAATTGAATATAAAGGTTTTTCAAATGGCGTTGCTTACGTCGATTTAGATAACGATGGCGACTTGGATATTGTAGTAAATAATATCGACGATTATGCGTCAGTTTTCGAAAATTCAAGTTCAAAACTCAACAATTATCTCAAAGTAGATTTCAAAGGCAATTCAAAAAATGTTTATGGTCTTGGAAATCGAGTTTATGTGAGAACCAAAAAAGGAACTCAAATGCAAGAACTTACTTTAACAAGAGGATTTCAGTCGTCTGTTGCTCCTGAATTGCATTTTGGTGTAGGTAAAGAAAACACAATTGATGAAGTTAAAGTGGTTTGGACAAATGGCAAAGTGCAAAAACTAAACAATGTAAAAGCGAATCAAACACTTCATTTTAAAGAGCAGGATGCTAAAGAAGAAATTGTAGCGAAAACAGCTCCGAAAAGTCAATTATTTGCAACAGAAACCAAGATTTTTCCAGTTTACAAACACGAAGAAAATAAATACGATGATTTTAAGGATCAGGTTTTATTGCCTCATAAAATGTCAACTTTTGGTCCTGTGATTGCTGTAGGTGATTTGAATAAAGATGGTCTTGATGATTATTTTATTGGAGGTTCTGCAACTTATTCTGGGAAAATGTTTTTTCAGACTAAAAATGGTTTTGTCGAAAAAAGCATTCCAGCATTGGAATTAGATAAAGCTAGTGAAGATACAGGAACATTAATTTTTGACGCAGATAATGATGGAGATAACGATTTGTATGTGGTAAGCGGTGGTTACGAATTTTTGATTAATGATCCAAAATTGCAAGACAGATTATATATCAACAACGGAAAAGGTGATTTTACTAAAGCTTCGGCAGGAGTATTGCCATCAATGTTAGTAAGCGGTTCAAAAGTGTACCCGATTGATTATGATAAAGATGGAAAACAGGATCTTTTGGTTTTAGGAAGACAGGTTCCAGGACAATATCCTTCACCAACAACAACTTATTTGTTGCACAATATAAGCACAGCAACACAACCAAAATTTGAAATTTCTAAGAAAGCTCCTAAAGAATTTATTAATCTCGGAATGGCGACAAGCGCTGTAATTACAGATATCAACAATGATAAATTAGATGATATTATTGTTGTAGGTGAATGGATGCCTATCCGAATTTTTCAAAATTCAAAAGCAGGTTTCAAAGAAGTTACAAAAGAAATGGGACTTAACGATGATACTACCGGTTGGTGGTGGAGCATTCAACAAGGCGATTTTGATAAGGATGGCGACATGGATTATATTGTTGGAAATAACGGCTTGAACTACAAATACAAAGCAACTCCAGATGAAACCTTCGATATTTTTGTGAAAGATTTTGATAATGACAAACACAAAGATATTGTACTGAGTTATTACAATGATGGAAAACAATATCCGGTGCGTGGCCGTGGTTGTTCGTCACAGCAAATTCCGAATATCAAAAAGAAATTCAAAGACTACGAAAGTTTTTCAGAAGCTACTCTTGTTGATGTTTATACCGAAAAGTCACTTAAAGAAGCCCTGCATTACAAAGTAAAATCTTTTGCCAGTATTTATTTGGAAAATAAGAACGGAAAATTCGTAATTCATGAATTACCTGTTGATGCGCAACTGAGCTGTATCAATCAAATAATGGTAGATGATTATGACAAAGATGGAAATCTTGATGCGTTAATTACAGGAAACATGTACAATTCTGAAGTTGAAACGCCTCGAAACGATGCCGGTCATGGATTATTTTTAAAAGGAAATGGAAAAGGAAAATTCAAATCGGTGACAGCAGTTGAAAGCGGATTCTTTACTCCGGGAGACGTCAAAAACATGGAAAAAATAAAAGTTCAAGGGAAAACATATCTTCTGGTTACTAAAAACAATTCCTTTTTGCAAAGCGTCAGGATTAATTAA